From a region of the Rhipicephalus microplus isolate Deutch F79 chromosome X, USDA_Rmic, whole genome shotgun sequence genome:
- the LOC119176896 gene encoding uncharacterized protein LOC119176896 → MIAKLFTLTALVSLAYAGGYGGHGGHSVTHRKQDDYGNYNFGYNIVNGYGAANGRHESGSAYGGVKGAYYLADADGRSRRVEYVADKWGFRAMVKTNEPGTKTSYPAAAPYHSANGKHVPSGYGGFHG, encoded by the exons ATGATTGCCAAG CTTTTCACTCTAACCGCACTTGTCTCTCTGGCTTATGCTGGCGGCTACGGTGGCCATGGAGGACATAGTGTGACCCACCGCAAACAAGAT GATTACGGCAACTACAACTTCGGCTACAACATCGTGAATGGTTATGGAGCCGCCAATGGCCGCCATGAGTCCGGTTCCGCATACGGAGGCGTCAAAGGGGCCTACTACCTGGCTGACGCTGACGGGCGCTCTCGGCGCGTTGAGTACGTCGCCGACAAGTGGGGCTTCCGTGCAATGGTCAAGACCAACGAGCCGGGCACAAAGACGAGCTACCCGGCGGCTGCGCCCTACCACTCGGCCAACGGGAAGCACGTGCCCTCGGGTTACGGAGGCTTTCACGGCTAG